From a region of the Methylocystis hirsuta genome:
- a CDS encoding FABP family protein, with protein MCSIPDDIFTEPEFSPDTLANLGPLRRLAGVWQSDRGVDVNPKAEGPETRAYREHIRMDPIDPQTNGPQLLYGLRYHIHINTPEEAITFHDQVGYWLWEPATGLIMQTIAIPRGQVVLAGGTAKPDDARISVEARRGDSRFGICSTTFLEEAFRTDYYRIDIAFNDDGSWTYVTRTDLALRGATPAFNHHDTNTLRRIAPPTPNPLVGLLKDSKVG; from the coding sequence GTGTGCAGCATTCCGGACGATATTTTTACCGAGCCTGAGTTCTCCCCCGATACGCTCGCCAATCTAGGTCCGCTGCGCCGCTTGGCCGGCGTGTGGCAGTCCGACCGAGGCGTGGACGTCAATCCCAAGGCCGAAGGGCCTGAAACGCGCGCGTACCGCGAGCATATAAGGATGGATCCGATCGACCCGCAGACGAACGGGCCCCAGCTCCTCTATGGTTTGCGCTATCACATCCATATCAACACTCCGGAGGAGGCGATAACCTTTCACGACCAGGTCGGTTATTGGCTCTGGGAGCCAGCCACGGGCCTGATTATGCAGACCATCGCGATCCCGCGCGGACAAGTCGTGCTGGCGGGCGGAACGGCGAAACCCGATGACGCGCGCATTTCCGTCGAGGCGCGGCGTGGCGACAGTCGCTTCGGCATTTGCTCGACGACCTTCCTGGAAGAAGCGTTTCGCACCGACTATTACCGAATCGACATCGCCTTCAACGACGATGGCAGTTGGACCTATGTGACGCGAACGGATCTCGCACTGCGCGGCGCCACGCCAGCATTCAACCACCACGACACAAATACACTGCGGCGGATCGCGCCCCCGACGCCAAATCCGCTCGTCGGCCTGCTGAAGGACAGCAAAGTGGGTTAG
- a CDS encoding SCO family protein, with amino-acid sequence MMALQRIAAASLFVFSAAGAWAFQSVQVTLPSVELSDQHGRHLDLGQELMAPDGVAVLSFFFQGCKAACPVTEAEMHFLDTQLAPHARLLTLTLDPLRDTVERLARHAAQTGASARWRFLTGDREAVDALLDRLDVRFGALDEHPTVIFLAVHGQLFRLNGQPDAREIVALIKRLTS; translated from the coding sequence ATGATGGCCTTGCAGCGTATTGCCGCCGCATCGCTCTTCGTTTTTTCAGCGGCGGGCGCATGGGCGTTTCAATCTGTTCAGGTCACATTGCCATCGGTCGAGCTGTCGGACCAACATGGTCGCCACCTGGACCTCGGGCAGGAGTTGATGGCGCCTGACGGCGTCGCCGTGCTCAGCTTCTTTTTCCAGGGCTGCAAGGCGGCTTGTCCCGTCACTGAAGCAGAGATGCACTTCCTCGATACGCAGCTTGCGCCGCACGCGCGGCTCCTGACCCTGACGCTTGATCCATTGCGCGACACTGTAGAGCGCCTAGCGCGCCATGCCGCACAGACTGGCGCAAGCGCGCGCTGGCGGTTCCTGACAGGCGACCGCGAAGCGGTTGACGCATTGCTCGACCGGCTCGATGTCCGCTTCGGCGCGCTCGACGAGCATCCGACAGTCATCTTCCTCGCCGTGCATGGACAGCTGTTCCGCTTGAACGGCCAGCCGGACGCGCGCGAGATTGTCGCGCTTATCAAACGTCTCACGTCATGA
- a CDS encoding c-type cytochrome — MKAPSAAILLCVCLWASQAFASNARALFLRGELPGGGHTQPCAGCHGLDGGGRREGGLQAPALDTESLTDRAGASGYDGGALARLLADGRTPDGRNIDRVMPRIVIDAPLADELLGFLGSLRAEDSAGVEQEGIRIGVFVARADDALPALFAAAVVRWSEGGQIFGRRILVEPVNEADLRRRASSLFAIVGLTAAQREIEATLTKNGLLNLFPRHPFEGDEDADRNRGLTPDFTALGQALGAAASECGSVSIDDDDARRAPSLFAAMKRELKPGPSMTRKCRISLGGVPLLATDEHLIAPLDVVAGRLDEMKARPAGATLIDIRPASSEDTTVEIRALSDALRFADAGALVLVDGLIRAGRRLTRSRFMQALDTAVLAPPGWRKIDYRQYRLSGVVETNRIELGAGAARH; from the coding sequence ATGAAAGCTCCGAGCGCAGCAATACTGCTTTGTGTCTGTCTTTGGGCGTCGCAAGCCTTCGCGAGCAATGCGCGCGCGCTCTTCCTGCGCGGCGAGCTTCCCGGCGGAGGCCACACGCAGCCTTGTGCAGGCTGCCATGGGCTTGATGGCGGCGGCCGGCGGGAGGGAGGCCTGCAGGCGCCGGCGCTCGACACGGAAAGTCTGACTGATCGTGCGGGCGCGTCCGGATATGATGGCGGCGCGTTGGCGCGTCTTCTCGCGGACGGGCGCACGCCTGACGGACGCAATATCGATCGCGTCATGCCGCGCATCGTAATCGACGCGCCGCTTGCGGATGAGCTTCTTGGGTTTCTTGGCTCCTTGCGCGCCGAAGACAGCGCCGGAGTTGAGCAGGAAGGTATCCGTATTGGCGTATTCGTGGCGCGTGCGGATGACGCGCTTCCCGCGCTCTTCGCCGCGGCCGTTGTGAGATGGAGCGAAGGCGGACAAATTTTTGGTCGACGCATTCTGGTCGAGCCCGTGAATGAAGCGGACTTGCGGAGAAGGGCGTCGTCACTTTTCGCAATTGTCGGCTTGACGGCGGCCCAACGCGAGATCGAAGCCACCCTCACGAAAAACGGACTGCTGAATCTGTTCCCCCGCCATCCGTTCGAGGGAGATGAAGACGCCGATCGCAATCGTGGCCTTACCCCGGATTTTACGGCGCTCGGGCAGGCGCTCGGCGCGGCGGCGTCGGAGTGCGGTTCTGTATCGATCGACGATGACGACGCCCGCCGCGCGCCTTCGCTTTTTGCGGCGATGAAGCGGGAGCTTAAACCCGGGCCGTCCATGACACGAAAATGCCGGATTTCGCTCGGCGGCGTTCCATTGCTCGCCACAGATGAACATCTCATCGCGCCGTTGGATGTCGTCGCGGGGCGCCTCGACGAAATGAAGGCGCGTCCGGCGGGCGCGACCCTCATCGATATTCGCCCCGCTTCCAGCGAGGATACAACGGTCGAGATCAGAGCGCTTAGCGATGCACTGCGCTTTGCCGATGCTGGCGCGCTCGTTCTTGTTGATGGACTCATCAGAGCCGGGAGGCGCCTTACGCGTAGTCGATTCATGCAGGCGCTGGATACCGCCGTCCTTGCGCCGCCTGGATGGCGAAAGATCGATTACCGGCAGTATCGCCTCTCGGGCGTCGTTGAAACGAACAGGATCGAGTTGGGCGCCGGTGCGGCGCGTCATTGA
- a CDS encoding GDCCVxC domain-containing (seleno)protein: MELVSTITCPSCGHRSAEMMPTDACQFFYECKGCGALLKPKAGDCCVFCSYGDVPCPPIQDAREHGRAAGCCSGMQHGSL, encoded by the coding sequence ATGGAACTCGTCTCGACCATTACTTGCCCGTCCTGCGGTCATCGATCAGCGGAAATGATGCCGACCGACGCTTGTCAGTTCTTCTACGAATGCAAGGGCTGCGGCGCCCTCCTCAAGCCAAAGGCGGGGGATTGCTGCGTGTTCTGCTCCTATGGCGACGTTCCGTGCCCCCCGATTCAGGACGCAAGAGAGCATGGCCGGGCCGCCGGATGTTGTTCGGGCATGCAGCACGGGAGTTTATGA
- a CDS encoding mercury transporter MerT, with amino-acid sequence MTVNHAAQKGAPDAPSSSAAPATPKWFAAFGLVAGLGAVMASSCCVIPLGLSAFGAGAGVLGGLEAVAMWRAPLLSVGALALVGGWGAWWLKRPVACASDASCGSPGRSRATLTLLLCASTAVLAAASWSYIDPMLLKVFRGR; translated from the coding sequence ATGACCGTCAACCACGCCGCACAAAAAGGCGCCCCAGACGCTCCGTCTTCCTCCGCCGCGCCAGCGACGCCGAAATGGTTCGCGGCCTTTGGACTTGTCGCGGGTCTCGGCGCGGTCATGGCGTCGTCATGCTGCGTCATTCCCCTCGGGCTGTCTGCGTTCGGCGCAGGCGCGGGCGTGCTGGGCGGACTCGAAGCGGTCGCGATGTGGCGCGCTCCGCTACTCTCTGTCGGCGCCCTGGCGCTTGTCGGGGGTTGGGGAGCGTGGTGGTTAAAGCGTCCCGTCGCCTGCGCATCGGACGCAAGCTGCGGATCGCCCGGTCGCTCGCGCGCAACGCTGACGTTGCTCCTCTGCGCGTCGACGGCCGTACTCGCGGCGGCAAGTTGGAGCTATATCGACCCAATGCTGCTCAAGGTTTTTAGAGGCCGCTGA
- a CDS encoding MerR family transcriptional regulator: MQPFSIGQLAAATGVNLETVRYYERIDLMPSPARTASGRRAYEEGHIRRLAFIRRARGLGFSIEQIRALLALAEPSRASCAEVREIAQAHLEEVRAKLADLARLESILAETVSRCSGDPAPSCPVLDMLAASKGAPINQSAKIDHPVLAQCSGYSTAK; the protein is encoded by the coding sequence ATGCAGCCTTTCTCCATTGGGCAGCTTGCGGCGGCGACGGGCGTCAATCTCGAAACTGTGCGCTATTACGAGCGCATCGACCTCATGCCGTCGCCGGCGCGGACGGCGAGCGGGCGCCGCGCCTATGAGGAAGGCCATATCCGACGGCTGGCTTTTATTCGCCGCGCTCGCGGGCTGGGATTCAGCATCGAGCAAATCCGCGCGCTTCTGGCGCTCGCCGAACCGTCCCGCGCGTCCTGCGCCGAGGTAAGAGAGATTGCGCAAGCGCATCTCGAAGAGGTTCGTGCGAAGCTCGCCGACCTCGCCCGACTTGAGAGTATTCTGGCCGAGACCGTCTCCCGCTGCTCGGGCGACCCCGCGCCATCATGCCCCGTGCTCGACATGCTGGCCGCATCGAAAGGCGCGCCAATCAACCAATCGGCGAAGATTGACCATCCGGTGCTGGCCCAATGCTCTGGCTACAGCACCGCAAAATGA
- a CDS encoding DNA-methyltransferase, producing MSRLILGNCLDTLVRLPDKSVDLLCTDPPYGIGFVKSGHIWSTKFTPKKWDNAIPPKVYFDEMLRVSKHQVIWGGNHFTHYLPPSRCWLVWWKNDGLPCATFADCELAWTSFDKPAQVFNSRWRGFVRDSKELRVGHPTQKALEVMKWCITSFSKPGDIILDPFLGSGTTAVAAKLLGRNYIGVEQDAEYMEMARERLRRATPANDNRRKA from the coding sequence ATGAGTCGGTTGATCCTCGGCAACTGCCTCGACACGCTCGTGCGGCTTCCCGACAAGAGCGTCGACCTGCTGTGCACCGACCCGCCTTATGGAATCGGGTTCGTCAAATCAGGGCACATATGGTCCACGAAGTTCACGCCGAAGAAGTGGGACAATGCCATCCCGCCGAAAGTCTACTTCGACGAGATGCTCCGTGTGAGCAAGCACCAAGTGATCTGGGGCGGCAATCACTTCACTCACTACCTTCCCCCTTCGCGATGTTGGCTCGTCTGGTGGAAGAACGACGGGCTTCCCTGCGCCACCTTCGCCGATTGCGAATTGGCTTGGACATCGTTCGATAAGCCCGCGCAGGTCTTCAACAGCCGTTGGCGCGGATTTGTCCGCGACAGCAAGGAGCTGCGCGTCGGACATCCGACACAGAAGGCGCTCGAAGTGATGAAGTGGTGCATCACTTCCTTCAGCAAGCCGGGCGACATCATCCTCGATCCATTCCTCGGCTCCGGCACGACGGCCGTCGCCGCGAAGCTGCTCGGCCGCAACTACATCGGGGTGGAACAGGACGCTGAATACATGGAGATGGCGCGCGAGCGTTTGCGGCGAGCGACGCCGGCGAATGACAACAGGAGGAAGGCATGA
- a CDS encoding DNA cytosine methyltransferase gives MQTVELFSGTESFSSVARHFGHKTFTVDNDNSFRPDLCKDIDQISAEDLPRKPDILWASPPCEGFSVAVIGRNWHRDGRPKTASARSAMHLVQRTLGIIASAGPTWWFIENPRGMLRKMRFMRAFTRHTVTYCQYGDTRMKPTDIWTNAWWWTPRPPCNNGDSCHETAPRGSKSGTQGIALAKDRARIPPALFEEMFSQLKAANDNRRAA, from the coding sequence GTGCAAACCGTAGAACTATTCAGCGGCACTGAGTCTTTCAGCTCGGTCGCCCGCCACTTCGGCCATAAGACCTTCACTGTAGACAACGACAACTCGTTCAGACCCGACCTGTGCAAGGACATCGATCAGATCAGCGCAGAAGACCTGCCGCGTAAGCCCGACATCCTCTGGGCGTCGCCACCCTGCGAGGGATTCAGTGTCGCGGTCATCGGGAGGAACTGGCATCGCGATGGCCGGCCGAAGACGGCGAGCGCTAGATCAGCAATGCATCTCGTCCAGCGCACGCTCGGCATCATCGCCTCGGCTGGGCCGACATGGTGGTTCATCGAGAACCCGCGCGGAATGCTCCGCAAGATGCGGTTCATGCGAGCGTTCACTCGGCACACCGTCACCTATTGCCAGTACGGCGACACGCGCATGAAGCCGACTGACATCTGGACGAACGCCTGGTGGTGGACGCCGCGGCCTCCCTGCAACAACGGCGACAGCTGTCACGAGACGGCGCCGCGCGGCTCGAAGTCCGGCACGCAGGGAATCGCCCTCGCGAAAGATCGCGCCCGCATCCCGCCCGCACTGTTCGAGGAGATGTTCTCGCAACTGAAGGCCGCCAACGACAACAGGAGGGCGGCATGA
- a CDS encoding alternative oxidase, producing the protein MEYDEQHLEALAVSLNDPKVREEYKAPYDGHKCSFVPRFLGGFIVMAGNIVFGDTPSYLKFRAVEVIARVPYHSWDSAAFTILTTCYSNAAKALELGHTSRFARMAQDNETMHVVVISELSAQEEQANVIIHTVIPMLFAFFYYWMSYVLYLLKPRYSMELNYLFESHAFEQYSLFLEQREHDLKRKPVDSEYLRWYGRHAKSHYELFELIRNDELIHRNRSIREIEEGHLR; encoded by the coding sequence ATGGAATACGATGAACAGCATCTGGAAGCATTAGCAGTCTCGTTGAATGACCCGAAGGTCCGGGAGGAATACAAGGCGCCGTATGACGGCCACAAGTGCTCGTTCGTGCCGCGCTTCCTCGGCGGGTTTATCGTCATGGCGGGGAATATCGTCTTCGGGGATACGCCGTCCTACCTCAAGTTCCGCGCTGTCGAGGTCATTGCGCGTGTGCCGTATCACTCCTGGGACTCGGCGGCGTTCACGATTCTTACGACCTGCTATAGCAACGCGGCAAAAGCGCTTGAACTCGGCCACACCTCGCGCTTCGCACGCATGGCGCAGGACAACGAGACGATGCATGTGGTCGTCATCTCCGAGCTTTCTGCGCAGGAGGAGCAGGCAAACGTCATCATCCATACGGTCATTCCGATGCTCTTCGCGTTCTTCTACTACTGGATGTCGTACGTCCTCTATCTGCTGAAGCCACGCTATTCGATGGAGCTCAACTACCTGTTCGAGAGCCATGCGTTCGAGCAGTATTCGCTCTTCCTGGAGCAGCGCGAGCACGATCTCAAGCGCAAGCCTGTCGACAGCGAGTACCTGCGCTGGTACGGCCGCCACGCCAAGAGCCACTACGAGCTGTTCGAATTAATCCGCAACGACGAACTCATCCACCGCAACCGCTCCATTCGCGAGATCGAAGAGGGCCACCTCAGGTAA
- a CDS encoding ArdC family protein: protein MKIAAVYEAVTRSIIAELEQGAAPWVKPWKGGNCIGILPANAITGRCYSGINIPILWHAADVHGYPTNAWLTFKQALDKGAHVKKGEKGTQIVFTKRVTVEKGDTDEEKQISMLRAFAVFNVAQVDGFDAPDAAAAPPPPAGAVIEFAAATGADIRHGGDKAFFVPSVDFIVLPDPESFESVEYYHATKLHELVHWSGHKTRLDRDLNNRFGTNAYAAEELVAELGAAFLCAHLGVQGQLRHAGYIDSWLSLLKKDERAIFTAASKASAAADYLRAFSEQEEEAAE from the coding sequence ATGAAGATCGCCGCTGTCTATGAAGCCGTCACGCGATCGATCATCGCCGAACTCGAACAGGGTGCCGCGCCCTGGGTAAAGCCGTGGAAGGGCGGCAACTGCATCGGCATCCTACCGGCAAACGCCATCACCGGCCGCTGCTACAGCGGGATAAATATCCCGATCCTCTGGCACGCGGCCGATGTGCACGGCTACCCCACCAACGCCTGGCTCACCTTCAAGCAAGCACTCGACAAAGGAGCACACGTCAAAAAAGGCGAGAAAGGAACGCAGATCGTATTCACCAAGCGCGTCACCGTGGAGAAGGGCGACACCGATGAAGAGAAGCAGATATCAATGTTGCGCGCCTTCGCCGTATTCAACGTCGCCCAGGTAGACGGCTTCGATGCACCCGACGCCGCAGCAGCACCGCCGCCGCCGGCAGGAGCGGTCATCGAGTTCGCCGCAGCGACCGGCGCTGACATCCGCCACGGAGGAGACAAGGCATTCTTCGTCCCCTCTGTGGACTTCATCGTGCTTCCTGACCCCGAATCTTTCGAGAGCGTGGAGTACTATCACGCCACCAAGCTACACGAATTAGTGCACTGGAGCGGCCACAAAACGCGGCTCGACCGCGACCTCAATAACCGCTTCGGCACGAACGCCTATGCGGCCGAGGAGCTGGTGGCCGAGCTGGGCGCAGCGTTCCTCTGCGCGCACCTTGGCGTGCAGGGGCAGCTGCGCCACGCCGGCTACATCGACAGCTGGCTGTCGCTGCTCAAAAAAGACGAGCGCGCGATCTTCACCGCAGCCTCGAAAGCGAGTGCGGCCGCAGACTACCTGCGGGCGTTCTCGGAACAAGAAGAGGAGGCAGCGGAATGA
- a CDS encoding DUF3768 domain-containing protein, with product MPHIDTAARDRIRELNDAFRESFDPKLGRTMQTAGFKGMPGNVRKMALRKTATFDAFTPDNDPNGEHDFGSFEVGGQRFFWKIDCYDPSMESGSEDPTDPEKTTRVLTLMLAEEY from the coding sequence ATGCCGCACATTGACACCGCTGCGCGTGATCGCATCCGCGAATTGAACGATGCGTTCCGCGAGAGCTTCGATCCGAAGCTTGGACGGACAATGCAGACAGCCGGCTTCAAGGGCATGCCGGGCAACGTGCGCAAGATGGCACTTCGCAAGACCGCCACCTTCGATGCATTCACGCCGGATAACGATCCGAACGGCGAACACGACTTCGGCAGCTTCGAAGTCGGCGGCCAGCGCTTTTTTTGGAAGATCGACTGCTACGATCCAAGCATGGAATCCGGCTCGGAGGACCCAACTGATCCGGAGAAGACGACGCGTGTGCTCACCCTCATGTTGGCGGAGGAATATTGA
- a CDS encoding SGNH/GDSL hydrolase family protein — protein sequence MSHPRRSVTQDILIVLGIALITNISATVIAAILLVPLHALAAGTIDGFDACRQRFHNDPNKTVIVGDSIGVGIALALGVTCPSNRCTAVVGTTIEAARSQLPGVQSSQIIVSLGTNNWGEQNQSALDQKIRTFITAAGGKKIVAWVGPSQTSRNPRVESGLSRINPWIQDAITKAGTNFVNIRDPRNAGLNQHHDTVAGEGYHFDSTGYQILAATILNYAGICGIPPLSPISPIAPARPSSDTATPRPSVGVFTPQTSGSGLVTQLNGGQNYQGAILNGAFAYSPSVTTHVDPGSSGNIANADTFSSRSIANQAAGFSPASVPGSASTRSSQTTLSVTVVFFSGLCNSPDACRANEQARASITPKLPPGATLITPKLTAGAFPDEASAKALVSSLADNKIILIAYSAGNKGFLQTVNAMTPEQLKQVRTIVSLEAEYSGFEIGVRRVRSVNPQVEVYRFTSEQFQTNHSRLPGAAGVGDAIRTYSQKALKDSAQEPRTTTNALPQNGTPPNQPPSTENPATRVPSQYIPLFPGTSQTAPTSFFTPALTQNITQSQPPQSLLKRANDLFSNDAMRSAPPLTGNTFQPASNAALNAIGGMSAQPISPSISVAPRMNAEYPSPPANATTLSTSERSPASVTESTFQNPLSYSPGNPDNARINGDGENTPASFSRLREILNRLRTILDAFRL from the coding sequence ATGAGCCACCCACGACGATCTGTCACCCAAGATATTCTCATCGTCCTCGGCATCGCACTGATCACCAATATATCCGCCACAGTGATTGCCGCGATCTTGCTGGTACCGCTGCATGCTCTCGCGGCCGGAACCATCGATGGTTTTGACGCGTGCAGGCAACGATTTCATAACGATCCCAACAAAACGGTAATCGTTGGCGACAGTATCGGAGTCGGCATCGCACTTGCGCTAGGTGTGACATGCCCCTCGAATCGCTGCACCGCGGTTGTTGGAACGACTATAGAGGCGGCACGCTCCCAACTTCCGGGTGTGCAAAGTTCCCAAATAATCGTAAGTCTGGGAACTAACAATTGGGGTGAACAAAATCAAAGTGCTCTCGACCAAAAGATACGCACATTTATCACCGCCGCAGGTGGCAAGAAGATAGTAGCGTGGGTCGGGCCCTCGCAGACCTCGAGGAATCCGAGGGTCGAGAGCGGATTGTCGCGTATAAATCCTTGGATTCAGGATGCCATAACAAAAGCCGGGACAAACTTCGTAAACATTCGCGACCCAAGAAATGCAGGTTTAAACCAGCATCATGATACGGTCGCCGGGGAAGGGTACCACTTCGACTCGACAGGATATCAAATTCTTGCCGCGACCATTCTGAACTACGCCGGCATCTGCGGGATACCCCCGCTGTCGCCGATCTCACCGATTGCCCCAGCGCGCCCATCGTCTGATACTGCAACACCTCGTCCGTCTGTTGGTGTGTTCACTCCGCAAACTTCCGGTTCAGGGCTCGTCACCCAATTGAACGGGGGTCAGAACTACCAAGGTGCAATTCTCAACGGCGCGTTCGCCTACTCCCCCAGTGTCACCACCCACGTCGATCCAGGCAGCAGCGGGAACATCGCCAATGCAGACACATTTTCGTCGAGATCGATCGCAAATCAAGCGGCCGGATTTTCGCCCGCGAGCGTTCCTGGAAGTGCAAGTACCCGTTCAAGCCAAACGACACTCTCGGTAACCGTCGTCTTCTTTAGTGGGCTCTGCAACAGCCCGGACGCCTGCCGCGCAAATGAGCAGGCGCGCGCCTCGATCACCCCGAAGCTGCCGCCCGGCGCGACGCTCATCACCCCGAAACTCACGGCGGGAGCGTTCCCTGACGAGGCATCCGCCAAGGCGCTCGTCTCATCATTGGCCGACAACAAGATCATACTCATCGCCTACAGCGCCGGAAACAAAGGATTCTTGCAAACCGTGAACGCGATGACGCCGGAGCAGCTGAAACAGGTGCGAACCATCGTTTCGCTCGAAGCGGAATACAGCGGGTTCGAGATAGGCGTCAGGCGCGTCCGCTCGGTCAATCCGCAGGTTGAAGTGTACCGCTTTACGAGCGAACAGTTTCAGACAAACCACAGTCGCCTGCCAGGAGCAGCAGGCGTGGGCGACGCGATACGAACGTACAGCCAGAAGGCGCTGAAGGACAGCGCGCAGGAGCCTCGAACTACTACAAATGCGCTACCGCAGAACGGTACGCCGCCCAACCAACCCCCGAGCACAGAGAACCCCGCAACGCGTGTTCCTTCCCAATACATACCGTTGTTTCCGGGAACTTCACAGACTGCTCCAACTTCTTTTTTCACGCCTGCGCTGACGCAAAACATAACACAATCGCAACCGCCGCAATCGCTTCTCAAGCGTGCCAACGACCTTTTTTCTAACGATGCAATGCGAAGCGCACCCCCATTGACAGGCAATACATTTCAACCAGCAAGCAATGCTGCATTGAACGCTATCGGCGGCATGTCCGCGCAACCGATATCGCCATCGATATCGGTCGCGCCTCGAATGAATGCCGAGTATCCATCTCCACCAGCTAACGCAACGACACTATCCACTTCGGAGCGCTCACCTGCCAGCGTTACTGAAAGTACGTTCCAGAATCCACTTTCCTACTCACCGGGCAATCCTGATAATGCACGAATCAATGGCGATGGCGAGAACACGCCCGCTTCGTTCTCACGCCTGCGCGAAATTCTGAATAGGTTGAGGACTATTCTGGACGCGTTTCGTTTGTGA